The genomic stretch TCAACAGATAAAATGCTAAAAGTGCAGAGTGCATGTAATGaggataaaattatttttctgataGTTTTACCTTTGTCGCCCCGAGTAagtgcacagcagtgtgttttgTGCAGTATGGGGGAAGGGGAAAGCAGGACATACATGATCTCCCCAGGACTATTCGGTTGAAAACCCCCCATTCAGTCCCCATACAGTGGTGGATGTTGACACATGGGAATCCTATTGACTTACCATGGAATCCTGTCCAGCTCTTTGTTCTAAAACCTGTAGGCCAGTTCACCcaaaacctcaaaaaaaaaaccctctgttGTGATCatgattttcttgttttatttttttatttttttggctaatTGTTATTACTTTTCTTATTTCTGTGTTTAGCTAATTTGCAATGCCCAACTGCATGTTTTGGCTAGTAGGCCAACTGTAGAAAAtcctctcctccaaagcacatTCAGTCttctgctgcttttttaaaattctgcagTCCACAACCTGAGCCGCACACTCATTTCATCAGGGAACACGCTGTGCACACAGTTTGCACTGACAGACTGCTAGTGCCCAATTGGCCAGACgctttgcatttgtgcattgAGATGAGCAGAATCTCACCAGCTGAAATCATTCCTCCCTGTCCAACGTCAAAGCCAATGCTGTCAGTTTAGAGCCAAAACCAGATCAATAGGGCATATCACTATGCTCAAACCCAATGTCTTGGGAAAAGCCATCAAGCAGCCGCCTCTGTAAGTGTGCATCATACATGGAATGCATTTACAACAAATTAAATGACTTACACATGCTACGAAGTCATGAGCTACAGAGCGGTTGGCATTGAACAATGTTGTTCACCAGTTGTGTGAAACCGAAGGATTCCTGGAGGTCCAGTTTGGAGGCACGTTTTTCTTCCAACAATTATTCAATTTTGAGTCTAATTAGTCAACTGTCTCCACACGTTTTCATTTATGTGCAGCACCCTGTGCAGCGCAGCGGAGGTTGTACCCGAAGTTGGGGAACAGCCATGTTCATCTTCACCTTCTGTCATTTATTCCTATATGCACAATAAGCTAAGACCATATTCTGCTAAAGGTTAAGATCATAATATTGTATTGATTGTCTGCAAGGCACAAGGCCTTGACCTCTTCAGACCATGGCCAACTTTATTGACAACATACAAACCCTACTGataacaaacacaatttttgtcCTTCATTTCTGAAGATGACCAACTTAATCATCCTCCTGGGGTTTGGGCAAGGTGGGTCCTCGGGTGGCTAAAGAGGCCATCCTTGCTTGGAAGACTTAGCCACAGTGAGAGCAAGATTGAGAGGGGAGGTAATAGCTGTACAGGTTTTTCTTTGAGCAGTCTTATCTTTTGCTGCTTTTGTGTGTTGGCTTTTGTAGCTGCCTGGTGAGCATTTTTGTGATGAAAAGTTGGCGAAAACTGAGTATAATGCCATCTAGCATTTCAGGTGAAAATCTGACTACATTTGATTGAAGCGTGAGTGCACAGGCTGCTCTAGCCGACTAGAACATAGACAGGCGatatccaggtaaaacctgggcttttttttagtgttaacctagtctgtttatgtaaaaatgtttctcaATCTTTAGACATCTAGATCCTGGCTTTTGAAATCTCCTCAATGCAATACTCTCGTTGTGTGGTGCAGGTGAAATTCACACTCCCAACTGATCATAGAAATTACTCTTGTGCCATAAATGGCAAATTGCTACTACCACTCACAGCTTCAGTTAAGATTTCAGACCATTGACCAGTCAGACATAATAATAAgttgatacacacacaaacacacacacatacacggatgcacgcgcacatacatacacgcatgcatgcacacacacacacacacacaaaatacaattaACATCAAACCTTGAGCACAGCTTGCCCTGACAGGACATGTTCAGCCTTAAGCTTGGTTCCTTACAAAAATCACTATAGCAGAAAAAGTACTGTTTcttcaagagcttcatgaaatgggtctCTGTGGCCGAGCAGCTGTACACAAGCCTAACGTCGGCTGGGCTGGTGTAAAGTACaccaccattggactctggagcagtggaaacgcgtTTTCTgaagtgatgaatcacactttactatctggcagtctgactgACAAATCTGGGTTAGGCAGAACGCATGGTGCCAACTGAACTATTGCAAAtaagtgccaactgtaaagtctggtggaggagaaataatggtctgaggctgtttttcatggtttgggctgggccccttagttccagggaagggaaatcttaatgcttcagcatgcaatgacattctagagcaTTGTGCGTTTCCAACTTTGTGGCGACGGTctgaggaaggccctttcctgtttggGATGACAATacccctgtgcacaaagcaaggtccataaagaaatggtttgctgagtttggtgaggaagaacttgattggcctgcagagagccctgacctctaccccatcaaacacctttgggatgaattggtatgctgactgtgagccagggttagggttaagcccaacatcagtgcccaacctcacaaatgctcttgtggctgaattgAAGCAAATTAATgtagccatgttccaaaatctagtggaaagccttcccagaagagtggaggctgttacagcagcaaagggggttCCAtctctatattaatgcccatggttttggaatccGCCGTTCAACAAGTAGacatgggtgtgatgttcaggtgtccacatacttttgtaaatatgtgtgtgaagtttcttaaaaaaatattttaaatattttatccatccatccatccaccccatccatccattatctatacccacttatacTGGGCAGGGTtgctgggggtgctggagcctatcccagcgtgcactgggtgagaggcaggattacaccctggacaggtcgccaatctatcgcagggcacacacacctttcactcacacactcacacacacaccagttagcctacctgcatatcttaggactgtgggaggaaacaggagtacccagaggaaacgcACATGGACatgggaagaacatgcaaactccacacagaaatgcccaggccagattcaaacccaagtccttcttgctgtgagcgacagtgctacccactgggcataaacagcatttgttttggtcaatggatttggaaatattttttccaagtACAAAAAATGGCAAGAATAACTTGGataataaccaaaaaaatattaaacaaatggTTATTAGTTGCTTTATTAATTATTACTATGTCGCTTATGTATGATTGCAATTTTGTttatgctgctgttgctgctgatgATAACAATgatacttattattattgttattattattattattattattattattactactactactactactactactactactacagctgctgttactactattactgctgctgctgttttatgATGTCGTTCAAGTTGATGGTGGTGAcgtcaatattattattatttttttaaacttcaccTCTTCGTTCGCCGCCTCCTAATTAATCTTCACACTTTAGAAACCGCTTTATTCAGTCGAGCCGGCATTACATATGGCAGCCCCCTAGGTGTCTCACTTTCGCAGTGTTTGCATGGAgctaaagaaagaaaacgagTGAGTCAATGTCTTGACGTCACCGCAGTGTTGATTTGCTAACCCGAAAGCGAAGAGGAGCCAGTGCGTGCGGAGCGGGTACTGTGAACTGCGTTACTATGCTGCTGCCTCAATGcaacacattcggaaataaaaCGTGCTATCTAGGTGAGTACTAATAACTCAGGCGCGCAGTTTATAAACAAATATAGCAGACCCACAACTCTGCATGTGTACACTTATCTTTCCACATTACAAATTCTCAAAGTAATTCttcgtatttttaaaatattttatcccAAAGAAGCACACGTTTCTACCGCAACTAGCCCACATTGCACTAAAagtgagggttttttttctagttaaaaacaattttgtttattttatgcaaatgtttttagTCAACACAAATACTTCAAATAGTTGCTCATTGTAATGTACTGAAGTTAGTTTCTAGAATATTTGAAGTGGGATATATGCAGTTGAAAAGATGTAAAGTTGACGTAACAGGCTGGTTTAGTATTCAGGAGATCACAACAGGGGAAACGTGAGGTCTGGTCGTATTCTACAGTTCATTACACACCAGACAGTGTGACATGTTACGACTCTGAGTAACGGAGGCTTTCTACAATAAAGCATCAGTATGTTTACAGGATTTAAATGATGTTATAGGTGTGCTGTAACAATATTTTTGATTGCTCTTGAGGGGGTGTTGATAAGTTTAAAAGTGAAGATCAAGGCTTCGCGCTCTTGATACGCTGGCGAAGTGATGAGGTGTAATTGTTTATAGCTGGTGAATATTAGCAAACTAAATCTACCAGAAGACCTACTGGAATTAAATTACACATTGGAACACCGGCGTATTGGATTCCTTAACGAAGGTTAGCAAATCGTTCATTTTGAATCCACCCATTTTTTCCGATACACAAGGTGCTTTTTCTGTATTGTAAGGCAGATTATTCAGATGTTTTACAGCTGGCTGGGTTAGAGGTGCACGGTGTATTGATAGGCTGTTTGACCAGGTATTTCGTGCAGTCTTTACAAAATCGCAAGAATGAAGGATGTGGAATTCTGAAGATCTCAAACTACTGGAATTTATCAACATTGGCCTGAATTTATCAGTATTTTGTAAAGACAAACTGAATTTCCGCTTCAATAAGACAGtgttcaaatgtattattttgttgaCCTGTAGCTCTTTTATTTTCGGGTTACCGATGTCTGAACGTAAACATTTCAGTCAGTCTAAAATTGAATTTGGAAATCGTTTTCAGTTTATCACAAATCATTGCATTTTGGGCTGTATGGTAAGCGCTTGTTCGAACGATGTCAGTCAATACTGAGAGCAGAGGGGAACGCGTAATTAGATGGCTTTTCCGTAATTGGCTTGTTCCGTAGTAGAAGTATTTGGTACTGTAggtttgtttaataaaataacacgAGTAGAAAGACGCCCTTTTAAATATCTAAAGTTACTTGGACATCGCTTATGAGCACGACCCTTTGTGATCTCTCTTGAGCTCGCTGTGCTTAGCGCGTCTCCGCACGCTTTGGACATTAATTGCTGCAGGCGCAGTTGTATTTTGATTAGCATGGAATAAATGTGTGagttacttttattttgcagCATTATCCGTGACATGTAGACAGTCACCTGTGGACATACTGTGCATGTACGAtcgcttttttaaaatcacctgCTGCATCTCTCAATTTGTCCACACCCAACCCATATCGGCATTAATGCTAGATATTAAATGTCTTAAGTTTGCCTGTATCTGTGCAGACCCCTGACTGAAAGAGGGATATATACGAAGGTGTAAACATTTATTGCGCGTTTCTATGTGAAATCATTTGCCTTGACTGTCTTATTTTAAGCcggttgtttttcttttatttcctaTTTGGGTTCATTTactattttgttttccttctggcaaaaaataatgttaCGTAATAATGTTACATCAatttaccattaaaaaaaaactgaaaaatggtaCAACCACAAAGTAAATAGGAACtggttttctgtgctgtttacTCTTCTGCGTGAAGGACACTGTGTTGTCCTTGCCTTTGTAAATGGAAAATTCTGTTCTGAAAAGACAAAAGCTCAGTGAGTGTTATGCCTGTTGAGATAATCTGCGAGTCTTTGAGTCAGAAAtccaaatgaaacatttgtgtgtatgctctttcccagtcagccagccagtcaaaaataattttactattAAAATAGCAAGAAGTTGGCTGTGAAACAGTGCTACATCTTAACTACTGTCTTCATCTGAACACCCCTATATTTCATAGCCTACtgtgaaaaagtgttttatcTCTCAGTGGTGATCCAATACCCACACTTTATTTGGCCttctattaaataaaattaaaaataaaaaaaaaggttttttaagccacatttcaatattttaagtACTGGCTTGTATCAGATGTCAAGTTGAGTAATGGAAGCTTTTTGCAGCTGGCTGACCATGTCTGTTGGAAGTCACCTAATAACAACGTCCAACCAGAGCCATAACCCAGAGTCACAGCACATGCAGAACAGTTCAGGTTTATCTAAGCATTCATATCTATGTTGAATCTGGTAAATATTAGGTGTGTGATACATGATAGTGGATTTCACTCCTTTGAATTGGTTTTAGAAGGAGCATTAACAGAGCTAGTCACAATTATTCAGGTTTctgtattctttcatttatctAAAAAAGCCCCCCCCAACACCTTTTCCATATATCCTGCATTTCCACTTGAAGAGCATAGGATGCTGGTTATCTTAAAATGAGTTTTCGATAAGTTTCTCAATTAACGTGATGGTGCGGTTGTAGCCAGTGAACTGGTGCGTGTCTTACAGCTTGAAGCAGTATTTAAAATTGCTGCTGATTTGAGGTGatgaaactgaaagcaatgCGAGTAGAAATTTCACCACCCTggcaaatgtaacattttcctGTGTCTTTGAACAGTTCTCACAGAGCCATCTTCATTgagttaaattttaaaatgtttttttttgcacaaatcaTTCTCAAGGCTGTTTATGTGAAAGGTACTCAAACGACGGGCTTCTCGGTGGCTCATTTCGTTAAGGCGCCGCGCTGTGGTGCGAGTACGAGCCCCGAGGTCTGGGATCGAATCCGGACCGCGCCAATGCCGACTGTGGCCTGTAGCTCCATAGGATGATGCAATTGCCTCGCCCAGGGAATGGAAAGGTTCAGTTAGTTTGGGGTCCATGTTTTATCGCTCTCTAACAACCTCGCTGGTCGGTTGGGCGCCTGCGGCCTGCATGTCAAAGCCGCATAGGAAGTGTCTTCTTGCAAGCTTGGCTGTTATCTCAAATGAATCTAGGGCATCGCTCTCCCTATGCTTTGTAGTGTTTCAATGCACTGTTCCTTAGAAATATCAAtcgaaaatacataaaaatgatttatgccAAGGTATCTATGCAGGAACTCTATGATATGACTGTCTAGTCATTATGCCTGATACAGTAGGCCACATGGTTAAATGCTATCATATCCAGATTTTCCCTGTTGGGTCTCCACCCTAAAATGAGTTGCAATGTTTTCTGAAGTTACGCTCGCTTTTAACTTATTCACTTGGGCTACACAGTGCTTTACTGACGGATGCAGTAGATGATATTGCAGGCATTCTTGTGGGCATGTTCAGTAAATAAAGGTTTTTGAGCGGTCTGTTTGTTTTGACACTCAGTGAGTGTGCCCTTCTCCTTTTCTGTCATGACACCAAGTGTCTTGTTGCTTGTAGATTGACTAGCTGTCAGCTTCATTGGGATAGTAGATGGTCACTAGCTTGTGTCTGGATGTTTCATAATGAGAGATTTGGTTTGGATAAATTTTAAAGTTATTTGTCAGGTTAGGGTTTGAAAACCGATTTGAGCAACTGTATGCAACCAACATATACAGTAAAGAAGTTCTGAAGAAGAGCACGCGTGAACCCCCACCACATGGCATAGTCTTGcgtaaaaaaatatgttgcaaGCATGCGGCATATTTTGTTGTTACAGATTTATGAATGGATTTATGAACAGTTTTGTGAAGTGATCCATTTAACCATATGTAAACTATTaaagatattaaatattttagccATGTCTTTCAAATAAATCGATTTCTTTTATGAAATTCCCGTACTGTACACCAGGTGGCCATACCATGTTTGCATTTCCATACCTTTTCTATGCAATAACTGTAAAGGATCGCATTTATATTGTGCCTTTAGTCCCATAAGCTTGTTACAGTGAAGGGAAAACTCTCCTCAACCACAACTGACGTGTAGCATTTGTGTGCGTTTAGCTCGCATTTTGTTCAGAAAATGAGGTCATGTTTTGGAAATCTCTACAGAGTTGCGTATTCTTTGTTTCCTCTTCACAGATTGAACTTTTTCTGGTTTACGCGAAAGACGACGCAGGACTGCCAGGCGGACAGACGACAGTGCTGGGGGAAGGGCGGGGCTTTGAAAGGCAGGCCCTGATGAGTTGGTTTGCCGGTCGCTGGGTAACGTTATGGATTTGACTAAAATGGGCATGATCCAGCTGCAGAACCCCGGGCAGCCCGCGGCGCTCCTGCAGAAGGCCAACCAGATGCGGCTGGCGGGGACGCTCTGCGACGTGGTCATCCTGGTGGACGGCCATGAGTTCCGGGCCCACCGGACCGTGCTGGCCTGCACCAGCAAGATGTTCGAGATCCTGTTCCACCGCAACAGCCAGCACTACACCCTGGACTTCCTCTCGCCAAAGACCTTCCAGCAGATCCTGGAGTACGCCTACACGGCCACCCTCCAGGCCCGCGTGGAGGACCTGGACGACCTGCTGTACGCGGCCGAGATCCTGGAGATCGAGTACCTGGAGGAGCAGTGCCTGAAGATCCTGGAGACCATCCAGGCCTCCTCCGAAGACAACGAGGGCGAGGCCAACGCGCACGAGCGGgacggcgggggggcggaggaggacgGCGGCGAGCGCCGCGCGAGGATAGGGAGGTGCGCCTTGCTCCCCAAGAAGCATTccgcggaggaggaggggggcggcgggTACGGGTACGGAGACGCGGCCCAGCGGAGCCTGGCTCTGGCCGGCATGGTGGAGCAGAGCCCGTCCGTCTCCACGTCCTTCGGCGTCGCGGCCGGCAGCCCCACCAAAGCGGCCGTGGACAGCCTGATGAGCATGGGGCACTCCCTCCTGCAGGGCGCGTCCCGGCACGACGCCCGggccagcccccgccccccctcgggGAAGATCAAGACGGAGGCCATGCAGGTGGACGAGGCGTCGGGGCGGGACGGGAccccggggggcggggagaaGAACGGGGAGGCGGAGCGGGGCAGGGACGACCCCGGCACCCCCACGCGCGGCAGCGTCATCACCAGCGCCCGCGGGCTGCACTACGCGCGGGAGGACGGCGGGCCCGACCCGCAGGGCGACGGGGGTCCCGCAGGGGAAGGCGTGACGGGCGGCCTGGTGGAGAAGCACCCTCCGTCCCTGTTCACCATGACCCCGAACCACAAGGGCAACCCCCTGCTGTCCATGCCCCCCTCCATGGGGCCCCCCCTGCACATGCCCCCCGGCCTGGCCATGTCCATGGACTTCGGCTCCTACGGGGCCCTCCTGCCCCAGTCCTTCATCCAGAGGGAGTTCTTCAGCAAGCTCGGGGAGTTCACCGCCGTGGTCAAGCCGGCCAGCAGGAGCCCCGATGAGCgctgtggggtgtgtggagcAGACCTGCCTGACAGCGACGCCGTGGAGCAGCACAGGTAAATCACT from Anguilla anguilla isolate fAngAng1 chromosome 12, fAngAng1.pri, whole genome shotgun sequence encodes the following:
- the zbtb16b gene encoding zinc finger and BTB domain-containing protein 16-A; translated protein: MDLTKMGMIQLQNPGQPAALLQKANQMRLAGTLCDVVILVDGHEFRAHRTVLACTSKMFEILFHRNSQHYTLDFLSPKTFQQILEYAYTATLQARVEDLDDLLYAAEILEIEYLEEQCLKILETIQASSEDNEGEANAHERDGGGAEEDGGERRARIGRCALLPKKHSAEEEGGGGYGYGDAAQRSLALAGMVEQSPSVSTSFGVAAGSPTKAAVDSLMSMGHSLLQGASRHDARASPRPPSGKIKTEAMQVDEASGRDGTPGGGEKNGEAERGRDDPGTPTRGSVITSARGLHYAREDGGPDPQGDGGPAGEGVTGGLVEKHPPSLFTMTPNHKGNPLLSMPPSMGPPLHMPPGLAMSMDFGSYGALLPQSFIQREFFSKLGEFTAVVKPASRSPDERCGVCGADLPDSDAVEQHRKLHSGMKTYGCELCGKRFLDSLRLRMHLLSHSAGAKPFVCDQCGAQFSKEDALETHRQTHTGSDMAVFCLLCGKRFQTQTALQQHMEVHAGVRSYICSECNRTFPSHTALKRHLRSHTGDHPFECEFCGSCFRDESTLKGHKRIHTGEKPYECNGCGKKFSLKHQLETHYRVHTGEKPFECKLCHQRSRDYSAMIKHLRTHNGASPYQCTICLEYCPSLSAMQKHMKGHKPEDVPADWRIEKTYLYLCYV